The Zingiber officinale cultivar Zhangliang chromosome 9A, Zo_v1.1, whole genome shotgun sequence genome window below encodes:
- the LOC122021975 gene encoding leucine-rich repeat-containing protein 74B-like → MLRLWKFPMQRLSDILKVNGCIQELQLNSSGIGDEGARVIADMLKENQTLRVLELNNNMIEYSGFASLAGALVENKAIRSIHLKLIRLTHT, encoded by the exons ATGTTGAGATTGTGGAAATTTCCTATGCAGCGTCTTTCAGATATTTTGAAGGTAAATGGATGTATTCAGGAACTCCAACTAAACAGTTCAGGTATTGGAGATGAG GGTGCAAGGGTTATTGCAGATATGCTGAAAGAAAATCAAACTTTACGTGTACTGGAACTTAACAATAATATGATTGAATATTCT GGTTTTGCAAGTCTTGCTGGAGCACTAGTTGAGAATAAGGCAATTCGATCTATACATCTCAAGCTAATAAGACTTACACACACTTAG